From Streptomyces sp. NBC_00690, a single genomic window includes:
- a CDS encoding YidH family protein, with amino-acid sequence MSGFLRSLRLWFAPQRVREEGDTPDYRFSLANERTFLAWLRTALALIGGGFAVDQFLPDLRWGVRAGLAFGLLGAGVLCALRAVNHWVRCERAMRRGEDLPVSRFPALVSLVIAVVAVAMIVVVFLGWEQGR; translated from the coding sequence GTGAGCGGCTTTCTGCGGAGCCTGCGGCTGTGGTTCGCCCCCCAGCGGGTCAGGGAGGAGGGCGACACCCCCGACTACCGCTTCTCGCTCGCCAACGAGCGCACCTTCCTGGCCTGGCTGCGTACGGCGCTCGCGCTGATCGGCGGCGGCTTCGCGGTGGATCAGTTCCTGCCCGACCTGCGCTGGGGCGTACGGGCCGGGTTGGCCTTCGGGCTGCTGGGGGCGGGAGTGCTGTGCGCGCTGCGCGCGGTGAACCACTGGGTGCGTTGCGAGCGGGCGATGCGGCGCGGCGAGGACCTTCCGGTGTCACGCTTCCCCGCGCTGGTGAGCCTGGTGATCGCCGTGGTCGCGGTGGCGATGATCGTGGTGGTCTTCCTGGGGTGGGAGCAGGGCCGGTGA
- a CDS encoding exo-beta-N-acetylmuramidase NamZ family protein, with amino-acid sequence MALTRRGLLAAGGAAGALAAGTHATTAHASVRRRLHTGFDRLAADGYALLSGQRVGVVTNPTGVTSAVRHIVDVMHGDERIDLVAVFGPEHGFRGTAQAGGSEGRFDDPATGLPVYDTYQQSGQRLANVFTASGVDTIVFDIQDAGARFYTYIWTLYDCMQAAALAGKRFVVLDRPNPVSGRAALGPVLEPAFASFVGRQRIAQAHGMTVAELALLFNGEFLKDDPVDLATVRMSGWRRSDHFGDTGLPWVPPSPNMPTPDTALVYSGTCLFEGTSLSEGRGTTRPFELLGAPGVDRRWAQAAQSLALPGVHFREAYFTPTFNKHVGKTCGGLQLHVHDRDAFDPVRTGIGLLVTARAVWPGFQWVNNNWIDKLTGSTKVRTLIDAGADTDEVVGSWRDELAAFRRVRRRYLRY; translated from the coding sequence ATGGCGCTGACCAGAAGGGGACTGCTGGCCGCCGGTGGAGCTGCGGGCGCCCTGGCCGCCGGGACACACGCCACCACCGCGCACGCATCGGTGCGCAGGCGGTTGCACACCGGGTTCGACCGACTCGCGGCCGACGGGTACGCCCTGCTGTCAGGGCAGCGGGTCGGCGTGGTCACCAACCCGACCGGCGTCACCTCCGCCGTGCGCCACATCGTCGATGTGATGCACGGCGACGAACGAATCGACCTGGTCGCCGTCTTCGGACCCGAGCACGGCTTCCGGGGGACGGCCCAGGCGGGCGGCTCCGAGGGGCGCTTCGACGATCCGGCAACCGGACTGCCCGTCTACGACACCTATCAGCAGAGCGGGCAGCGGCTGGCGAACGTCTTCACCGCGTCGGGTGTGGACACGATCGTCTTCGACATCCAGGACGCGGGCGCCCGCTTCTACACCTACATCTGGACCCTGTACGACTGCATGCAGGCGGCGGCGCTCGCGGGTAAACGTTTCGTCGTGCTCGACCGACCGAATCCGGTGAGCGGCAGGGCCGCCCTGGGACCGGTGTTGGAGCCGGCCTTCGCCTCGTTCGTCGGCCGCCAGCGGATCGCCCAGGCACACGGAATGACCGTGGCCGAGTTGGCCCTGCTCTTCAACGGCGAGTTCCTCAAGGACGATCCGGTCGACCTGGCCACCGTACGGATGTCGGGCTGGCGGCGTTCGGACCACTTCGGGGACACCGGACTGCCCTGGGTACCGCCGAGCCCCAATATGCCGACCCCGGACACCGCGCTGGTCTACTCGGGAACCTGCCTCTTCGAAGGCACCAGCCTGTCGGAAGGGCGCGGCACGACCCGACCGTTCGAACTGCTGGGTGCGCCTGGGGTCGATCGCCGCTGGGCGCAGGCGGCGCAGTCATTGGCCCTGCCGGGGGTGCACTTCCGCGAGGCGTACTTCACCCCCACGTTCAACAAGCACGTCGGCAAGACCTGCGGCGGTCTCCAACTCCACGTCCACGACCGGGACGCCTTCGATCCGGTGCGCACCGGCATCGGCCTCCTGGTGACCGCGCGGGCCGTCTGGCCCGGATTCCAGTGGGTCAACAACAACTGGATCGACAAGCTCACCGGATCGACCAAGGTCCGCACGCTCATCGACGCCGGAGCGGACACCGATGAGGTCGTGGGGTCCTGGCGGGATGAACTGGCCGCGTTCCGCAGGGTCCGCAGGAGGTATCTGCGGTACTGA
- a CDS encoding erythromycin esterase family protein: MYRTAIQRGVLGLLTLASVALCLPAAAAAAGPAISPRVPQLAPPTEPGHRPTDDRIARALAKTAEPLSDLGPLRRMIGDASIVGMGEATHGSHEFFRTKTQVFKELVRRDGFATFSLEANWSAGVRLNDHVLHGKGDPRQIMREEFQNAYFPWNTQEYLDLIRWMRGHNIRHPERPVHFMGNDSAHAGPQLFDLVTRYVGERHPKLLPEFTRLYRASRPPESASVDQTMKAYLSKPLAERRELATDVQRALMLLEQQRPHRDRDRHVWAVQHARAIAQVGTMYSFDYSTPGGTAQMMRYRDQIMAENTVWWQRQTGRRVLLSAHNGHVGYESSNTAQYPKVQGAFLRDLVGDAYVNVGFTFGQGSFRALDLTDPAEPVRTFSVGPPEAGSAEVVLERVSRQSYTIDLRTVPSIARTWLNTARPVRSIGAGWPDPPQAVRLAPSYDVLIHLPRITPADLL, translated from the coding sequence ATGTATCGAACAGCGATTCAACGAGGTGTGCTGGGCCTGCTCACCCTGGCCTCCGTCGCCCTGTGCCTACCGGCTGCGGCTGCCGCAGCCGGGCCCGCCATCTCGCCCCGCGTCCCGCAGCTCGCACCACCGACCGAACCCGGCCACCGACCGACCGACGACCGTATCGCCCGCGCGCTGGCCAAGACGGCCGAGCCACTCTCCGATCTGGGACCGCTGCGACGGATGATCGGTGATGCCTCGATCGTGGGCATGGGCGAAGCCACCCATGGCTCCCACGAGTTCTTCCGCACCAAGACCCAGGTGTTCAAGGAGCTAGTGCGGCGCGACGGCTTCGCCACCTTCTCCCTGGAAGCGAACTGGAGCGCCGGGGTCCGGCTCAATGACCACGTGCTGCACGGCAAGGGTGACCCGCGGCAGATCATGCGGGAGGAGTTCCAGAACGCCTACTTCCCCTGGAACACCCAGGAGTACCTGGATCTGATCCGCTGGATGCGCGGACACAACATCCGCCACCCCGAACGGCCGGTGCACTTCATGGGCAACGACTCCGCCCACGCCGGCCCGCAACTGTTCGACCTGGTGACGCGGTACGTCGGCGAACGGCATCCGAAGCTGCTGCCGGAGTTCACCCGGCTCTACCGGGCGTCACGTCCCCCGGAGTCAGCGTCCGTGGACCAGACCATGAAGGCGTACCTCTCCAAGCCGCTCGCCGAACGGCGCGAACTGGCGACCGATGTGCAGCGGGCGCTCATGCTGTTGGAGCAGCAGCGGCCCCACCGAGATCGCGACCGACATGTCTGGGCAGTGCAGCACGCCCGGGCCATCGCCCAGGTCGGAACCATGTACTCCTTCGACTACTCCACCCCTGGTGGGACAGCCCAGATGATGCGCTATCGGGACCAGATCATGGCCGAGAACACGGTGTGGTGGCAGCGCCAGACCGGGCGTCGTGTGCTGCTGTCAGCACACAACGGACATGTGGGATACGAATCCAGCAACACCGCGCAGTATCCGAAGGTGCAGGGTGCCTTCCTTCGGGACCTGGTCGGCGACGCGTACGTGAACGTGGGCTTCACCTTCGGACAGGGGTCGTTCCGCGCCCTTGATCTGACCGACCCGGCGGAACCCGTGCGCACCTTCTCGGTGGGACCGCCCGAGGCGGGCAGCGCCGAAGTGGTGCTGGAGCGGGTGTCCCGGCAGAGCTACACGATCGACCTGCGCACGGTGCCGTCCATCGCGCGCACCTGGCTCAACACCGCCCGTCCGGTCCGCAGCATCGGCGCCGGGTGGCCCGATCCGCCCCAGGCGGTACGGCTGGCTCCGTCGTACGACGTACTGATCCACCTCCCCAGGATCACCCCGGCCGATCTGCTCTGA
- a CDS encoding NUDIX hydrolase, which yields MNPAEEVLDIVDERDRVIGRATRGEVYARGLRHRCVFVLATDARGRIFVHRRTATKLVFPSLHDMFVGGVVGAGEEYDDAALREAREELGTADLPRPEPLFRFLYENDGQSWWSAVYQVRCEGPVNPQAEEVAWHSFLTEDELEQRLDQWDWVPDGSFAYEQLKAHRGRAR from the coding sequence ATGAATCCTGCTGAAGAGGTGCTGGACATCGTCGACGAGCGGGACCGGGTCATCGGCCGGGCCACGCGCGGCGAGGTGTACGCCCGCGGGCTGCGCCACCGCTGTGTCTTCGTCCTGGCCACCGACGCCCGGGGCAGGATCTTCGTGCACCGCCGGACGGCGACCAAGCTGGTCTTCCCCTCGCTCCACGACATGTTCGTGGGCGGAGTGGTGGGCGCCGGCGAGGAGTACGACGACGCCGCCCTGCGGGAGGCGCGCGAGGAGTTGGGCACGGCCGATCTCCCCCGGCCCGAGCCCCTGTTCCGCTTCCTCTACGAGAACGACGGCCAGAGCTGGTGGTCGGCCGTCTACCAGGTGCGCTGCGAGGGCCCGGTGAACCCGCAGGCCGAGGAGGTGGCCTGGCACTCCTTCCTCACGGAGGACGAGTTGGAACAGCGGCTCGACCAGTGGGATTGGGTACCCGACGGCTCGTTTGCGTATGAACAGCTGAAGGCCCACCGAGGACGAGCGCGATGA
- a CDS encoding FAD-binding dehydrogenase: MAYDADVIVIGAGLAGLVATAELVAAGRKVILLDQEPEQSIGGQAHWSFGGLFLVDSPEQRRMRVKDSRDLALQDWLGTAGFDRPEDHWPRRWAEAYIDFASGEKRAWLHARGVRFFPVVGWAERGGYDARGHGNSVPRFHITWGTGPGLLAPFERRLREGVDRGLVQVLFRHRVTALSGSGGTLDTVSGEVLEPSDAPRGTASGREAVGAFELRAQAVIITSGGIGGNHDLVRAQWPGRLGTPPARMLSGVPAHVDGLMLGVAERAGAHHINGDRMWHYTEGIENWDPIWARHGIRILPGPSSLWLDARGRRLPVPLFPGFDTLGTLEHIMRSGHDHTWFVLDRKTIGKEFALSGSEQNPDLTGRSVRGVLNRARVAVPAPVQAFMDNGVDFVVEDDLSALVRGMNALTDEPLIDEEELRREITARDREITNPFTKDLQVMAIRGARRYLGDKLIRTAAPHRILDARSGPLIAVRLSILTRKSLGGLETDLSSRVLDGRGNVLAGLYAAGEAAGFGGGGMHGYRSLEGTFLGGCILSGRAAGRAAARSVD, encoded by the coding sequence ATGGCGTACGACGCTGATGTGATCGTGATCGGGGCGGGGCTCGCGGGGCTGGTCGCTACCGCCGAACTCGTCGCCGCCGGACGCAAGGTCATCCTGCTGGACCAGGAGCCCGAGCAGTCGATCGGCGGCCAGGCCCACTGGTCGTTCGGCGGACTCTTCCTGGTCGACTCGCCCGAGCAGCGCCGGATGCGGGTCAAGGACAGCCGGGACCTCGCACTCCAGGACTGGCTGGGCACCGCGGGCTTCGACCGCCCGGAGGACCACTGGCCGCGCCGCTGGGCCGAGGCGTACATCGATTTCGCCTCCGGGGAGAAGCGCGCCTGGCTCCACGCCAGGGGAGTCCGGTTCTTCCCCGTCGTCGGCTGGGCGGAGCGCGGCGGCTACGACGCCCGCGGCCACGGCAACTCGGTACCCCGCTTCCACATCACCTGGGGGACCGGTCCCGGCCTCCTCGCCCCCTTCGAGCGCCGGCTGCGTGAAGGAGTCGACCGCGGCCTGGTCCAGGTGCTGTTCCGCCATCGCGTCACCGCTCTGAGCGGCAGTGGTGGCACTCTCGACACCGTCAGCGGCGAGGTGCTGGAACCGTCCGACGCACCGCGCGGCACCGCCTCCGGTCGGGAGGCCGTCGGGGCCTTCGAGCTCCGCGCGCAGGCGGTGATCATCACCAGCGGCGGCATCGGCGGCAACCACGATCTGGTCCGTGCCCAGTGGCCCGGCCGGCTGGGCACACCACCGGCGAGGATGCTGTCCGGAGTCCCCGCCCATGTCGATGGACTGATGCTCGGGGTGGCCGAACGGGCCGGCGCCCACCACATCAACGGCGACCGGATGTGGCACTACACCGAGGGCATCGAGAACTGGGACCCGATCTGGGCCCGGCACGGCATCCGGATCCTCCCCGGCCCGTCCTCGCTCTGGCTCGACGCCCGGGGCCGTCGGCTGCCTGTGCCCCTCTTCCCGGGCTTCGACACCCTCGGCACCCTGGAACACATCATGCGTTCCGGACACGATCACACCTGGTTCGTCCTCGACCGGAAGACCATCGGCAAGGAGTTCGCACTCTCCGGCTCGGAACAGAATCCCGATCTGACGGGCAGGTCGGTCCGCGGAGTGCTGAACCGGGCGAGGGTCGCCGTACCCGCCCCGGTACAGGCGTTCATGGACAACGGCGTCGACTTCGTCGTCGAGGACGACCTTTCGGCGCTGGTGCGGGGGATGAACGCCCTCACCGATGAACCGCTGATCGACGAGGAGGAACTGCGCCGGGAGATCACCGCCCGCGACCGGGAGATCACCAACCCCTTCACCAAAGACCTCCAGGTCATGGCCATTCGGGGCGCGCGCCGCTATCTGGGCGACAAACTCATCCGCACGGCCGCCCCCCACCGCATCCTTGATGCCCGCTCCGGCCCGCTCATCGCCGTACGACTGAGCATCCTCACCCGCAAGTCCCTCGGCGGACTGGAGACGGACCTGTCGTCGCGGGTGCTCGACGGGCGGGGGAACGTGCTCGCCGGGCTGTACGCGGCCGGTGAGGCGGCCGGGTTCGGAGGCGGCGGGATGCACGGCTACCGCTCGCTGGAGGGCACCTTCCTCGGCGGCTGCATCCTGTCGGGGCGAGCGGCGGGACGGGCCGCCGCGCGGTCGGTGGACTGA
- a CDS encoding DUF202 domain-containing protein, which produces MQPERTRLAWRRTTLAFAVAAVLAGRQVASSEHGGLDAAGTVVVALSVLISLVFLRAAHRRIRVLGGHAHPPPLSTGAALLAAGCTVALAAFASTMVL; this is translated from the coding sequence CTGCAACCGGAGCGCACCCGGCTCGCTTGGCGCAGGACGACACTGGCGTTCGCCGTGGCGGCCGTGCTCGCCGGGCGGCAGGTGGCCAGTAGCGAGCACGGCGGGCTGGACGCCGCGGGAACGGTCGTCGTGGCGCTAAGCGTACTGATCTCGCTGGTCTTCCTGCGGGCGGCCCACAGGCGGATAAGGGTGCTGGGAGGCCACGCCCATCCCCCGCCGCTGTCGACCGGGGCGGCCCTGTTGGCCGCCGGGTGCACGGTGGCCCTGGCCGCCTTCGCCAGCACGATGGTCCTCTGA
- a CDS encoding TetR/AcrR family transcriptional regulator yields the protein MARTTDGDHGPVPQRLLATATRLFAQRGYDRTSVQEVVESAGVTKGAFYHYFDSKEDLLHEVYARVLRLQQQRLDGYADAGGPVEDRLREAAADVVVTTIANLDDAEIFFRSMHHLGPQKRQQVRAERRRYHERFRALVEEGQRSGRFSTATPANLVVDYHFGSVHHLSTWYRADGALSPREVADHLADLLMRALRP from the coding sequence ATGGCCAGGACGACGGACGGGGACCACGGACCCGTACCGCAGAGACTGTTGGCCACCGCCACCCGGCTCTTCGCCCAACGCGGCTACGACCGCACCTCGGTCCAGGAGGTCGTCGAGTCCGCGGGGGTCACCAAGGGGGCCTTCTACCACTACTTCGACTCCAAGGAAGACCTGCTCCACGAGGTGTACGCCCGGGTCCTGCGCCTACAACAGCAGCGGCTGGACGGCTATGCGGACGCGGGCGGGCCGGTGGAGGACCGACTGCGGGAAGCGGCGGCGGACGTGGTGGTGACGACGATCGCGAACCTCGACGACGCCGAGATCTTCTTCCGTTCGATGCACCACCTCGGCCCCCAGAAGCGTCAGCAGGTACGGGCGGAACGCCGGCGCTATCACGAACGGTTCCGGGCGCTCGTGGAAGAGGGGCAGCGGAGCGGAAGGTTCTCCACGGCGACCCCCGCCAACCTCGTCGTCGACTATCACTTCGGCTCGGTGCACCACCTGTCCACCTGGTATCGCGCCGATGGGGCCCTGAGCCCCCGAGAGGTCGCCGACCACCTGGCCGATCTGCTGATGCGGGCCCTGCGTCCCTAA